In Centropristis striata isolate RG_2023a ecotype Rhode Island chromosome 1, C.striata_1.0, whole genome shotgun sequence, one DNA window encodes the following:
- the LOC131977979 gene encoding neurofascin-like — MLKEVFVLGCLLSIILATPDMEHKRFARSDSSSSSSEEGTTTAATAATTTVNALQALILQLLQRLATATTTTAATTTTTTTAAAANKTG, encoded by the exons ATGCTGAAGGAAGTCTTTGTGCTGGGATGCCTCCTGAGCATCATTCTGGCTACTCCT GACATGGAGCACAAACGATTTGCTCGGTCTGACTCTAGCTCTTCAAGTTCTGAAGAG GGTACTACCACTGCCGCTACAGCTGCCACTACCACTGTCAATGCGTTGCAGGCCTTAATCTTACAATTACTTCAACGATTggctactgctactactactactgcagctactactaCGACTACGACTACAGCTGCCGCTGCTAATAAAACCGGTTAA